In Synechocystis sp. PCC 6714, the following are encoded in one genomic region:
- a CDS encoding HlyD family efflux transporter periplasmic adaptor subunit, giving the protein MNSPIQENATQRNGHSPKTMDAGTLADVKEQEKAAKTPVPLTSNSSLFQPEQAIVMRQSPMWARGIAIAIMGVTVVAVTWASIATIEQVIPATGQLKPIETVKDINAPLNGVVKEVLVENNRKVKKGEVLVVMDSSSTQAELTAAQNIRAKILQENAFYRTLLQNGLEGSALQNAVTQLNLPWEVVALANNRVALINENELYRLQLGLRNGGGNLNAEQLSRLEMARFELGSRVTAAELEIRQIEKQLQQASSQLRSERTQLQEDQKILTGLLGRNEAALVEAEKSLAIEAGIVNSMTPLLEEGALARLQVEKQQQSLNDRTQQLIEQKVNTVVEVDRQKQQIESRQAEIQRLETEQTRLQSLISQAQARLANTSAVTDKDIYDRLADNNKRLAEIDSQITKIIVDNDKRLNELNGQIERAKVNLGYQEITSPVDGVVFDLKATPGYVTPPNQTEPLMKIIPTDNLIAEVDVTNKDIGFVRTGMPVDVRIDSFPYSEFGGVNGEVEYVGSDALPPDQTYQFYRFPVRVKLDSQELVSQGREIPLQSGMSVTANIRVREKRTVMSIFTELFTKKIESLETVR; this is encoded by the coding sequence ATGAATAGCCCTATCCAAGAAAATGCTACCCAACGGAACGGCCACAGCCCCAAAACCATGGATGCAGGCACCTTGGCCGACGTAAAAGAACAGGAAAAGGCTGCCAAAACTCCCGTTCCCCTCACTTCCAACTCCTCCCTATTCCAGCCAGAACAAGCCATCGTCATGCGCCAGTCCCCCATGTGGGCCCGGGGCATTGCCATTGCTATTATGGGGGTGACCGTGGTAGCGGTGACTTGGGCTTCCATTGCCACCATTGAACAAGTAATACCCGCCACTGGACAATTAAAACCCATTGAGACGGTGAAGGACATTAATGCTCCCTTAAACGGGGTGGTCAAGGAAGTATTAGTGGAAAATAACCGCAAAGTTAAAAAAGGTGAAGTGCTGGTGGTTATGGATTCCAGCAGCACCCAAGCAGAGTTGACGGCCGCCCAAAATATCCGCGCCAAAATCCTCCAGGAAAATGCCTTTTACCGCACCCTGTTACAGAACGGCCTAGAAGGTAGCGCGTTACAGAATGCAGTTACCCAACTCAACTTACCTTGGGAAGTGGTGGCTCTAGCCAATAACCGGGTGGCGTTAATCAATGAAAATGAACTATATCGCCTACAGTTGGGACTGAGGAACGGTGGAGGTAATTTAAATGCAGAACAGCTTTCCCGCCTAGAAATGGCCCGCTTTGAATTGGGCAGTCGTGTGACCGCCGCTGAACTGGAAATTCGCCAAATCGAGAAACAACTACAGCAGGCCAGTTCCCAATTAAGGTCGGAAAGAACTCAGCTTCAGGAAGACCAAAAAATCCTGACAGGTTTATTGGGACGCAACGAAGCGGCCCTGGTGGAAGCAGAAAAAAGTTTGGCCATTGAGGCGGGCATTGTCAACAGTATGACCCCTCTGCTGGAAGAAGGTGCTTTAGCTAGGTTGCAGGTGGAAAAACAGCAACAGTCCCTCAATGACAGAACTCAGCAATTAATCGAACAAAAAGTTAACACGGTGGTGGAAGTTGATCGCCAGAAACAGCAAATTGAGTCCCGCCAAGCGGAAATTCAGCGACTGGAAACGGAACAAACTCGACTCCAATCTCTGATCTCCCAGGCCCAAGCCCGTCTGGCCAATACCAGCGCTGTCACCGACAAAGACATCTACGATCGCCTGGCGGATAACAACAAAAGGTTAGCGGAAATCGATAGCCAGATCACCAAAATCATTGTTGATAACGACAAACGTTTGAATGAATTGAACGGACAAATCGAAAGGGCCAAGGTCAATCTGGGTTATCAAGAAATTACATCGCCGGTGGATGGAGTCGTATTTGATCTCAAAGCTACCCCTGGTTACGTGACCCCCCCCAACCAAACCGAACCGTTAATGAAAATCATCCCCACGGATAACTTAATTGCTGAGGTGGATGTTACCAACAAAGATATTGGCTTTGTCCGCACTGGTATGCCCGTCGATGTACGCATCGACTCTTTCCCCTACAGCGAATTTGGCGGAGTGAATGGGGAAGTGGAATACGTTGGCTCCGATGCCCTACCCCCCGATCAGACCTATCAGTTTTATCGTTTCCCTGTCCGGGTCAAGCTCGATAGCCAGGAATTGGTCAGTCAAGGGCGGGAAATTCCCCTCCAGTCGGGTATGTCCGTCACTGCCAACATCAGAGTGCGGGAAAAACGCACCGTGATGAGTATTTTTACCGAGTTATTCACTAAGAAAATTGAGAGCTTGGAAACCGTTCGTTAG
- a CDS encoding ubiquinol-cytochrome c reductase iron-sulfur subunit, producing the protein MVKRRKLISYAAFSTAIAVITGCFGGNSSNGQGQTVNVGTMADLKAKGQLKGNTPKGPVMVVPNGNSGQISAVNPTCTHNGCQVDWKKANGKFVCPCHGAEFAATGKVLKGPATKDLPTYATQVSGNNILVKA; encoded by the coding sequence ATGGTCAAACGACGCAAGTTAATTTCCTACGCCGCTTTTAGCACGGCGATCGCCGTCATCACTGGTTGTTTTGGCGGTAATAGTAGTAATGGCCAGGGGCAAACGGTCAACGTTGGTACTATGGCGGATCTCAAAGCCAAGGGACAACTCAAGGGCAATACCCCCAAAGGTCCCGTGATGGTGGTGCCCAACGGTAATAGCGGTCAGATTAGTGCGGTTAATCCCACCTGTACCCATAATGGCTGTCAGGTGGACTGGAAAAAGGCCAACGGTAAATTTGTCTGTCCCTGCCACGGAGCGGAATTTGCGGCCACGGGTAAGGTGCTGAAAGGCCCGGCCACCAAGGACTTACCCACCTATGCTACCCAGGTTAGCGGCAACAACATTCTGGTCAAAGCCTAG
- the bcp gene encoding thioredoxin-dependent thiol peroxidase: protein MATALEINQPAPAFSAPNAEGKIVSSADFLGQWLVLYFYPKDNTPGCTTEAVDFSEKLPEFAAMDAVIVGVSPDSSASHCKFIDKHKLTIQLLSDPDHQLALAYGAWGPKKFMGKEYEGIIRSTFLINPEGHIAHIWPNVRVKGHVEKVLGKLQQLKGAD from the coding sequence ATGGCCACTGCCTTAGAAATTAATCAACCGGCCCCAGCTTTCTCCGCCCCCAATGCCGAGGGTAAAATAGTTTCCTCTGCTGATTTTTTGGGACAGTGGCTAGTGCTTTATTTTTACCCCAAGGACAATACCCCCGGTTGCACCACCGAAGCAGTGGATTTCAGCGAAAAGTTACCAGAATTTGCGGCCATGGATGCTGTAATTGTGGGGGTTAGTCCCGATTCGTCCGCCAGCCATTGCAAATTCATCGACAAGCATAAATTAACTATTCAGTTACTCAGTGACCCGGACCATCAATTAGCTCTAGCCTATGGCGCTTGGGGACCAAAAAAGTTTATGGGCAAAGAGTATGAAGGCATTATTCGCTCCACTTTTTTAATCAATCCCGAAGGGCATATTGCCCACATTTGGCCTAATGTCCGGGTTAAGGGCCATGTAGAAAAGGTATTGGGGAAACTACAACAATTAAAGGGTGCTGATTAA
- a CDS encoding M56 family metallopeptidase, with protein MHSILFAIAVLIAFGLRWAIRCWPGGLSWSIALAFFALPPLLLISTSMAIAWMGCGWMFGLPASMGSHFLAWLFLFWTAVCVAHLAWQTWQTLAAVKIHPLADWQGQKIRLLDTPFPYSAQVGLWSPELVVSQGLLKLLSPEQVNAVLAHENAHRFYRDTWTFFWLGCLRRLTFWLPETESLWQELLWQRECRADRHGAKNCDPLVLAEALALVAQNSMLANPIPLAVPFSGQQDRLLARIDQLLGFSITPDSHRLASWVGSFLLLAIAILPLILIPLHIK; from the coding sequence ATGCACAGTATTTTATTTGCCATTGCAGTTTTAATTGCCTTTGGCTTGCGTTGGGCCATCCGTTGTTGGCCGGGCGGATTATCTTGGTCCATAGCGTTAGCCTTTTTTGCCCTTCCTCCCCTACTGTTGATTAGCACTAGCATGGCGATCGCCTGGATGGGCTGTGGTTGGATGTTTGGCTTACCCGCTAGCATGGGCAGTCACTTTCTGGCTTGGCTATTTTTGTTCTGGACGGCAGTGTGTGTTGCCCACCTTGCCTGGCAAACTTGGCAAACTTTAGCGGCGGTAAAAATTCATCCCTTGGCCGATTGGCAAGGACAAAAAATCCGTCTTTTGGATACTCCTTTTCCCTACAGCGCTCAGGTGGGACTATGGTCACCGGAGCTGGTGGTAAGTCAGGGGTTGCTGAAATTACTGTCTCCGGAACAGGTAAATGCGGTCTTAGCCCATGAAAATGCCCATCGTTTTTACCGGGATACCTGGACATTTTTCTGGTTGGGCTGTTTACGTCGCCTAACTTTTTGGTTACCGGAAACGGAATCCTTATGGCAGGAATTACTTTGGCAAAGGGAATGTCGAGCCGATCGCCATGGAGCAAAAAACTGTGATCCCCTAGTGCTGGCGGAAGCCCTGGCCCTAGTGGCCCAAAATTCTATGCTTGCTAATCCTATTCCTTTGGCAGTGCCCTTCTCCGGTCAGCAAGACCGCTTACTGGCCCGCATTGACCAGCTACTCGGTTTTTCCATTACCCCAGATTCCCATCGCTTGGCCAGCTGGGTTGGCTCTTTCCTTCTCCTGGCGATCGCCATTTTGCCCCTGATTTTGATTCCTTTACATATCAAGTAA
- a CDS encoding BlaI/MecI/CopY family transcriptional regulator produces MSWIPPYRPQQLSLGPLEQEILQILWQLGQATVKDIHDRILSDPDRELAYSSVTTVLNRLTKKGWLVCHRQGKAFIWTARVSAEQAKAVQSYEQLQQFLAISNPDVVAAFADSLDTASIDQLTAIADRLRAARQQRQEEK; encoded by the coding sequence ATGAGCTGGATTCCCCCCTACCGTCCCCAACAGTTGTCCCTGGGCCCCCTGGAGCAGGAAATTTTGCAAATCCTTTGGCAATTGGGACAGGCCACGGTGAAAGATATCCATGATCGCATTTTGAGTGACCCTGACCGAGAATTAGCCTATTCATCGGTGACAACAGTGCTAAATCGACTCACCAAAAAGGGTTGGTTAGTGTGCCATCGCCAAGGCAAGGCTTTCATTTGGACAGCAAGGGTGAGTGCGGAGCAGGCTAAGGCAGTACAGTCCTATGAGCAGTTGCAGCAATTTTTGGCCATTAGTAACCCGGATGTGGTGGCCGCTTTCGCTGATAGTTTAGATACCGCCAGCATTGACCAGTTAACGGCGATCGCCGATCGTTTGCGAGCGGCCCGGCAACAGCGACAGGAGGAGAAATAA
- the cobM gene encoding precorrin-4 C(11)-methyltransferase: MDSQNSSFSPAVYFVGAGPGDPDLLTIKGQKLLQAADLVLYADSLVPKQMLADVRPQAECIATGSKTLETILPLMITAVRQGKIVVRLHSGDLTLYSAIHEQMQALGEADIPFVCVPGISAFQAAAAILNCELTVPDVVQTIVLTRISGAASAVPEREELASLAYHQASLGLYLAARHVEKAQNQLLEHYPADTPVAVCFRVGWPDEKIWLVPLAEMAALSLRENLIRTTLYLISPALKTDLPRRSRLYHPDHSHLFRPVRPLS; encoded by the coding sequence ATGGATTCACAAAACTCTTCTTTTTCTCCAGCGGTTTATTTTGTTGGGGCGGGCCCCGGTGATCCGGATTTATTGACCATCAAGGGACAAAAGCTCCTCCAGGCGGCGGACTTAGTCCTCTATGCCGATTCCCTGGTGCCCAAGCAAATGTTAGCGGATGTCAGACCCCAGGCGGAATGTATTGCTACCGGGAGTAAGACATTGGAAACCATTCTGCCCTTGATGATCACAGCGGTGCGCCAAGGAAAAATTGTGGTGCGGCTCCATTCCGGTGATCTGACCCTCTACAGCGCCATCCACGAGCAAATGCAAGCCCTGGGGGAAGCGGATATTCCCTTTGTTTGTGTGCCGGGTATTAGTGCATTTCAGGCGGCGGCGGCGATTTTAAACTGTGAACTTACGGTGCCTGATGTAGTGCAAACCATTGTGTTGACCCGCATTAGTGGGGCTGCTTCGGCGGTGCCAGAAAGGGAAGAATTAGCGAGTTTGGCCTACCATCAGGCCAGTTTGGGGCTATACCTAGCTGCTCGCCATGTGGAAAAAGCTCAGAACCAATTGTTAGAGCATTATCCCGCCGATACTCCCGTAGCCGTTTGCTTTCGAGTGGGTTGGCCCGATGAAAAGATTTGGTTAGTGCCCCTGGCAGAAATGGCGGCCTTAAGTTTGCGGGAAAATTTAATCCGCACCACCCTGTACCTGATTAGCCCAGCTTTAAAGACTGATTTACCCCGGCGATCGCGGCTTTATCATCCCGACCATAGCCATTTATTCCGTCCAGTCCGCCCCCTATCGTAA
- a CDS encoding DUF6883 domain-containing protein — MKLAQDSIITQEKLTDYLLKRLPKDDKSQYLARAGYTRSNWRQLEQDLRQQILTLDAIPTGKTQFGQKYEIIGFLKGPNGKCLNVKTIWIVTETDTRLVTLLPA; from the coding sequence GTGAAACTGGCTCAAGATTCGATTATCACCCAGGAAAAGTTAACTGATTATTTGCTGAAGCGACTGCCAAAGGACGATAAGTCTCAATATTTAGCCAGAGCTGGTTATACTCGAAGTAACTGGCGTCAATTGGAGCAGGATCTACGCCAACAAATTCTAACCTTGGACGCCATCCCCACTGGGAAAACCCAATTTGGTCAAAAATATGAAATTATTGGTTTTCTCAAAGGTCCTAACGGTAAGTGTCTCAATGTGAAGACTATTTGGATTGTTACAGAGACCGATACTCGCCTTGTCACTCTCTTACCCGCATAA
- a CDS encoding glycosyltransferase family 2 protein gives MIVQNEAAFLGDCLASVADLVDEIVIADTGSTDNTVAIATQAGAKVITVPWEDDFALARNQVLAATSGDWVLVLDADERLNTLIKDGIEKAIAMDNALVVNLMRHELGSNQSPYSLVSRLFRRHPAVRFNRAYHETIDDSVLALLAQEPDWQVIDLPGVAILHQGYSPTLLKQRSKTQRAKNLLEKAMEDNPQDPYLSSKLGALYCSLGDEKEGVKLLKQGLKRNTASAPVRFELHYHLANAYRRQQKWELARKHYEKALDEEILLPLKLGALINYGAFLQDLGELAEAVKIYQTVIHIDPSQAIAFFNLAMIYKAQGNLIEAIKGYQQAIGLQPDYAEAYQNLAVTSFKAGLIQESVDAFQQAIALYEQRQSPEAERLRKNLQEMGLI, from the coding sequence ATGATTGTTCAAAACGAAGCCGCTTTCCTGGGGGATTGCCTGGCCAGTGTGGCGGATTTAGTGGACGAAATAGTCATAGCAGATACGGGCTCAACGGATAACACAGTGGCGATCGCCACCCAGGCGGGGGCCAAAGTGATCACAGTTCCCTGGGAAGATGATTTTGCCCTAGCCCGCAATCAAGTCCTAGCGGCCACCAGCGGCGATTGGGTATTAGTACTCGACGCTGACGAACGATTAAACACTCTGATAAAAGATGGGATCGAAAAGGCGATCGCCATGGACAATGCCCTAGTGGTGAACCTAATGCGCCATGAACTAGGCAGTAATCAATCTCCCTATTCCTTGGTATCCCGACTATTTCGTCGCCATCCGGCGGTGCGATTTAACCGTGCTTACCATGAAACCATTGATGACAGTGTGTTGGCGTTATTAGCCCAGGAACCGGATTGGCAAGTGATCGATCTACCCGGGGTGGCCATTTTGCACCAGGGTTATAGCCCCACTTTGCTTAAACAACGGAGTAAAACCCAGCGGGCTAAAAACTTGCTGGAAAAGGCCATGGAGGACAATCCCCAGGATCCTTACCTCTCTAGTAAGCTAGGAGCTTTATATTGCAGTCTTGGGGACGAAAAAGAGGGAGTGAAACTACTCAAACAGGGATTAAAACGCAATACCGCTTCTGCCCCCGTTAGGTTTGAATTGCATTACCATTTGGCCAACGCTTACCGCCGTCAACAAAAGTGGGAACTGGCCCGCAAGCATTACGAAAAGGCCCTCGATGAGGAAATTTTATTACCTTTAAAATTGGGCGCTTTAATTAACTATGGCGCTTTTTTACAAGACTTGGGCGAGTTAGCAGAAGCAGTGAAAATTTATCAAACAGTAATTCACATCGATCCGTCCCAGGCGATCGCCTTTTTCAACTTGGCCATGATTTACAAAGCCCAAGGAAACTTAATTGAAGCGATCAAGGGTTATCAACAGGCCATTGGTCTGCAACCAGATTATGCAGAAGCCTATCAAAACTTAGCTGTCACTAGTTTTAAAGCTGGCCTAATCCAAGAAAGTGTCGATGCTTTTCAACAGGCGATCGCTCTTTACGAACAACGACAGTCCCCGGAAGCAGAAAGGCTTAGGAAAAACCTGCAGGAAATGGGTTTGATCTAA
- the aroH gene encoding chorismate mutase: MVDWKVRAIRGATTVSENTSEAIRDAVCELLDAIEANNACPPEDIVSVTFSVTPDLDAIFPAAIARQRPRWENVPLLDVQQMYVKGSLERCIRVLIHVNSQSPQSEMYHAYLRQARSLRPDWHLARF; this comes from the coding sequence GTGGTGGACTGGAAAGTTCGGGCTATTAGGGGTGCAACAACGGTTTCGGAAAATACCTCTGAGGCAATCCGAGATGCGGTCTGTGAGCTACTGGATGCCATTGAAGCGAATAATGCCTGTCCCCCCGAAGACATTGTCAGCGTGACTTTTTCCGTTACCCCTGACCTCGATGCTATTTTTCCGGCGGCGATCGCCAGGCAGAGGCCCCGCTGGGAAAATGTGCCCCTGTTAGATGTGCAGCAAATGTACGTAAAAGGCAGCTTAGAGCGTTGCATTCGGGTTCTGATCCACGTCAATAGTCAAAGCCCCCAGTCCGAGATGTACCATGCCTATCTACGGCAAGCCCGGAGTTTACGCCCCGACTGGCATCTGGCCCGATTTTAA
- a CDS encoding sodium/glutamate symporter, giving the protein MLNLINVLFAFITVAILILVGRLLKQKIRLFQKLYLPESIIAGAIALVLGPGIVGSIAVALGVPADSYWAGGVFPETTRTVWAQSPGVFINIVFAALFLGETIPKPKEIWRKTAPQVAFGQTLAWGQYVLPILLTLLVLIPLFDVDPIIAALVEISFEGGHGTAAGMAETFNRLDFPDGGDLALGLATVGIVTGVIAGTVLADWGRRNNYIQEIPMEVTTGDAQFQPTAHLESDRVLTRRARLMQNLLVDPLSLNFGFTALAVLIGWIILELLRLLEFFTWGKTGFELAGAIPLFPMALIGGIIVQLVMKKLDLDTLIIRNLQERIAGVALDLVVITALASIKLQVLGNNLPVFLSLSLVGIVWNILAFVYLAPRILPSYWFERGIGDMGQSMGVTATGILLIKMVDPHNRTGAFESFAYKQLFFEPIVGGGLFTAAAPTLIRQFGLVPMLISTSGLLAFWLIFGFWNYKVIKQEMIAEADSPNPVS; this is encoded by the coding sequence ATGCTCAATTTAATTAATGTTTTATTTGCCTTTATAACCGTAGCGATTTTAATCCTAGTAGGTAGGCTTCTCAAGCAAAAAATTAGACTATTTCAAAAACTGTATTTACCCGAATCGATTATTGCCGGGGCGATCGCCCTAGTGTTGGGGCCAGGCATTGTCGGTTCCATTGCCGTGGCCTTGGGGGTGCCCGCGGATAGTTATTGGGCGGGGGGAGTATTTCCCGAAACTACCCGTACAGTCTGGGCCCAGTCCCCCGGAGTATTTATCAATATAGTCTTTGCTGCTTTGTTTCTCGGAGAAACCATTCCCAAACCGAAGGAAATTTGGCGTAAAACCGCTCCCCAGGTAGCCTTTGGCCAGACCCTTGCCTGGGGCCAATATGTTCTGCCCATACTGTTAACTTTATTGGTTTTAATTCCCCTATTTGATGTTGATCCCATTATTGCTGCTCTAGTGGAAATCAGTTTTGAGGGGGGCCACGGAACAGCGGCGGGGATGGCCGAAACCTTTAATCGATTGGACTTTCCCGATGGGGGAGATTTAGCCCTGGGGTTAGCAACGGTGGGCATTGTCACAGGGGTAATTGCTGGAACGGTGCTGGCCGATTGGGGCAGAAGAAATAATTACATCCAAGAAATACCGATGGAAGTGACCACAGGGGATGCCCAATTTCAACCTACAGCTCATCTGGAGAGTGATCGGGTTTTAACCAGAAGGGCCCGGCTAATGCAGAATCTTTTAGTTGATCCCCTATCTTTGAACTTTGGTTTTACGGCTTTAGCCGTGTTAATTGGCTGGATAATTTTAGAATTACTCAGATTGTTGGAATTTTTCACCTGGGGAAAAACGGGTTTTGAGTTGGCCGGAGCCATTCCTTTATTCCCTATGGCATTAATTGGAGGAATTATTGTCCAATTAGTCATGAAAAAACTAGACTTGGATACCCTAATTATTCGTAATTTACAGGAAAGAATTGCCGGAGTTGCATTAGATTTAGTGGTGATAACTGCTTTGGCTTCTATTAAACTGCAAGTTTTAGGCAACAATTTACCAGTTTTTCTGAGTTTATCCTTAGTGGGAATTGTTTGGAATATTTTGGCATTTGTTTACCTGGCACCAAGAATTTTGCCCAGCTACTGGTTTGAAAGGGGCATTGGTGACATGGGGCAATCCATGGGAGTTACTGCCACAGGGATTTTACTGATCAAAATGGTGGATCCCCATAACCGTACCGGCGCTTTTGAAAGTTTTGCCTATAAGCAATTATTTTTTGAACCCATTGTGGGGGGAGGATTATTTACAGCGGCGGCCCCCACTTTGATCCGACAATTTGGCTTAGTTCCGATGTTAATTTCTACCTCTGGTTTATTAGCTTTTTGGCTAATCTTTGGTTTCTGGAACTACAAGGTGATTAAACAGGAAATGATCGCCGAAGCAGATTCCCCCAACCCAGTCAGTTAA
- the wecB gene encoding non-hydrolyzing UDP-N-acetylglucosamine 2-epimerase encodes MSVSPLSVCITLGTRPEAIKLAPVIRAFLAQPDMKTQVLLTGQHREMVQQVMDLFALSADTDLEIMQPGQTLTDITQGCLGGLGQLWRERPPQLVIVQGDTTTAFAAALAAFYQQIPIGHVEAGLRTDNLFNPYPEEANRRLISQLAQLHFAPTTLAVENLRRSDVTGEIHLTGNTVIDALLTVAGQKPACPIPGLDWQKHRVLLATVHRRENWGEPLQDILTSFTQILAQYPDTALLLPMHRNPTVREPIQKALGNHPRVFLTEPLDYAQLVGAIQHCYLLLTDSGGLQEEAPSLGKPVLVLRETTERPEAIAAGTAKLVGTDPATVTKAAGQLLSEPQAYAQMANAINPFGDGSASQKIIEIVRNYFQH; translated from the coding sequence ATGTCTGTATCTCCCCTATCGGTTTGTATTACCTTGGGTACCCGTCCCGAAGCAATTAAATTGGCTCCGGTTATTCGTGCTTTTCTAGCCCAGCCCGATATGAAAACCCAAGTGTTGCTAACGGGGCAACATCGGGAAATGGTGCAACAGGTAATGGATTTGTTCGCATTATCAGCGGACACGGACCTAGAAATTATGCAACCAGGGCAAACCCTGACGGACATCACCCAGGGCTGTTTGGGAGGATTGGGACAACTTTGGCGAGAAAGACCGCCCCAATTGGTAATTGTACAAGGGGATACCACCACTGCCTTTGCCGCTGCCCTGGCGGCCTTTTACCAACAAATTCCCATCGGCCATGTGGAAGCCGGCCTACGCACCGATAATTTGTTTAACCCCTACCCAGAGGAAGCCAACCGTCGTTTAATTTCCCAGCTAGCCCAGTTACATTTTGCTCCCACTACCTTGGCGGTGGAGAATTTACGGCGATCGGACGTGACCGGAGAAATACATTTAACTGGTAATACGGTCATTGATGCTTTATTGACGGTGGCAGGGCAAAAGCCGGCCTGTCCTATTCCGGGCTTGGACTGGCAAAAGCATCGGGTTTTACTCGCCACTGTACATCGCCGGGAAAATTGGGGTGAACCGCTACAGGATATTTTGACCAGTTTTACGCAAATTCTGGCTCAGTATCCCGACACTGCTTTGCTACTACCCATGCACCGTAATCCCACTGTCCGGGAACCGATTCAAAAAGCTTTGGGTAATCATCCCCGGGTTTTTCTGACAGAACCATTGGATTACGCCCAATTGGTGGGGGCAATTCAGCATTGTTACTTACTGTTGACGGATTCCGGTGGTCTTCAGGAAGAGGCTCCTAGTTTGGGAAAACCTGTGTTGGTGTTGCGGGAAACAACGGAACGGCCAGAGGCGATCGCCGCTGGAACTGCCAAATTAGTGGGAACTGATCCGGCCACTGTTACCAAAGCTGCAGGGCAATTGCTGAGTGAACCCCAGGCCTACGCACAGATGGCCAACGCCATCAATCCCTTTGGAGACGGTAGCGCTAGCCAAAAAATCATCGAAATTGTCCGTAACTATTTTCAACATTAG